In one window of Frigoriglobus tundricola DNA:
- a CDS encoding FMN-dependent NADH-azoreductase, giving the protein MNVLHVDSSILGENSVSRAVSAAVVARLRASHPDSRVTYRDVAADPLPYLTAPLAFTLGKPADQVPAAISADAAALRAVLEEVLAADVIVVGAPMYNFGIPSQLKTWLDALAVVGVTFRYSSTGAEGLLGSKRLVIASSQGGFYRAGTPTAGFEHQESHLRSFFAFLGVKNIQAVRAEGTKVSAGADDHGLPVALQQAAALSFA; this is encoded by the coding sequence ATGAACGTTCTTCACGTCGATTCCAGTATCCTCGGCGAGAACTCGGTCAGCCGAGCCGTATCGGCGGCCGTCGTGGCCCGGTTGCGGGCGTCCCACCCGGACTCGCGAGTGACCTATCGGGACGTGGCCGCCGACCCGCTCCCGTACCTGACCGCCCCACTCGCCTTCACGCTCGGCAAGCCGGCCGATCAGGTGCCCGCCGCGATCAGTGCGGACGCGGCCGCCCTGCGTGCCGTTCTGGAAGAGGTGCTGGCCGCCGATGTCATCGTGGTCGGCGCCCCGATGTACAATTTCGGCATCCCGAGCCAGCTCAAGACCTGGCTCGACGCTCTGGCCGTGGTGGGGGTGACGTTCCGGTACTCCTCCACCGGCGCGGAAGGTTTACTCGGTTCCAAGCGGCTGGTGATCGCGTCCTCCCAGGGCGGATTCTACCGGGCCGGGACGCCGACGGCGGGGTTCGAGCACCAGGAGAGCCACCTGCGGAGCTTCTTCGCGTTCCTGGGCGTTAAGAACATCCAGGCGGTCCGGGCCGAAGGCACGAAGGTGTCCGCGGGCGCCGATGACCACGGGTTACCGGTCGCTCTGCAACAGGCGGCGGCGCTATCGTTCGCTTAA
- a CDS encoding YHYH protein has product MKRAALALGCCLAACVLTASSQPPGGPPKDKKGDRGKGPPRYELGKIFPPFVRDELQLTLEQEKELARIEADLRAKLNKLLTDEQKKIIESLPPPGPGGPPGGPGEPRGPAGPGGGQPALDTTSKPAFGNGKENPASPVPNGLKPIGGRWYVKEGKPNVYFYRDADQFVDLFSRTGDSNKDGVPDLRVGHDDKYLIFESQNLPNHPTAKFPNSGNPNTIRAQNFKHRIPLVPRPAEQITPPPMGPIGMAINGVVFFNPFEAGGMNAVAGYSEVWFDSCCGHPEQRGAYHYHKYPSCVKTPFPDDGKGHSPVIGFAWDGYPVYGPYSAAGVMAKDLKGADALDVCNGRFDPDRGYHYHVTPGRFPYMIGGYAGVVELRGRGGAGALKDATSGESRAGAGIASVKPGTADRNKTHVITLELDPDAGRIPAGVPSRVVIGPFEGAKLTRAGNVITCEIAIPKDANRGALHDCHIEFETAGRVTVLKKNTVFRVGGE; this is encoded by the coding sequence GTGAAGCGCGCCGCCCTCGCCCTCGGCTGTTGCCTGGCCGCATGCGTACTAACGGCATCGTCTCAGCCGCCCGGAGGGCCGCCCAAAGACAAGAAAGGCGACAGGGGCAAGGGACCGCCGCGGTACGAACTCGGCAAGATCTTCCCACCGTTCGTGCGGGACGAGCTTCAGCTCACACTAGAGCAAGAGAAAGAGCTCGCCAGAATTGAGGCCGATCTCCGCGCGAAGCTCAACAAGCTCCTCACTGACGAACAGAAAAAGATAATCGAAAGCCTGCCACCGCCCGGCCCCGGCGGTCCCCCGGGCGGACCGGGTGAACCTCGTGGCCCCGCTGGGCCGGGCGGCGGACAGCCCGCGCTGGATACGACCTCGAAGCCCGCGTTCGGTAACGGGAAGGAGAACCCCGCATCGCCGGTACCTAACGGACTGAAGCCGATCGGAGGCCGGTGGTATGTGAAAGAGGGCAAACCGAACGTCTACTTCTACCGCGACGCCGACCAGTTCGTGGACCTGTTCTCCCGCACCGGCGACAGCAATAAGGACGGCGTCCCCGACCTCCGCGTCGGCCACGACGACAAGTACCTGATCTTCGAATCGCAGAACCTGCCGAACCACCCGACCGCCAAGTTCCCCAACAGCGGCAACCCGAACACGATTCGCGCGCAGAACTTCAAACACCGCATTCCGCTGGTACCCAGACCGGCCGAACAGATCACGCCGCCCCCGATGGGCCCGATCGGAATGGCGATCAACGGCGTGGTGTTCTTCAACCCGTTCGAGGCCGGCGGGATGAACGCCGTCGCGGGGTACTCGGAGGTGTGGTTCGACTCGTGCTGCGGGCACCCGGAACAGCGCGGCGCGTACCACTACCACAAGTACCCGAGTTGCGTGAAGACGCCGTTTCCCGACGACGGCAAGGGGCACTCACCGGTGATCGGCTTCGCGTGGGACGGTTACCCGGTTTACGGGCCGTACTCCGCCGCCGGTGTGATGGCGAAGGACCTGAAAGGCGCGGACGCCCTGGACGTGTGCAACGGGCGGTTCGACCCGGACCGCGGCTACCACTACCATGTCACGCCGGGCCGGTTCCCGTACATGATCGGCGGGTACGCCGGGGTCGTGGAGTTGAGGGGGCGCGGGGGCGCCGGCGCGCTGAAAGACGCGACATCGGGCGAGAGCCGCGCGGGCGCGGGCATCGCGTCCGTGAAGCCGGGCACCGCCGACCGCAACAAGACGCACGTCATCACTCTCGAACTCGACCCCGACGCGGGCCGCATCCCGGCCGGTGTTCCGAGCCGCGTCGTCATCGGCCCGTTCGAGGGCGCGAAACTGACCCGCGCGGGCAACGTCATCACGTGCGAAATCGCAATCCCGAAGGACGCGAACCGCGGCGCGCTTCACGACTGCCACATCGAGTTTGAAACGGCCGGCCGGGTCACGGTGCTGAAGAAGAACACCGTCTTCCGCGTCGGTGGCGAGTGA